The genomic DNA GAACATTTACATTTTTGGTGGTCTCTACCCGACCACTTTACCTCTTTTAGCGTTCGCCAGCTTTCAGTTGATCTTTTCAGCAAAATACCACCGAAAAAGGTCGCCATAGCGACCTTTGAGCTACCTTGTCACCCCTTGAGGAAATCCGGTCGTGATGTAGTCGAACTCATGCAAAAGCTGGCTATCGAGCAGAAGTGTACAATTTTACTCGTTACCCACGACAATCGTATTCTCGACATTGCCGACCGCATTATTTATATGGAAGATGGCTATCTCACCGACCTCCCCGAAGATCCTGCGACAGATCGCGATCGATAGTTCTGACCAATCGGTTCTAAGCACTACATTGGAGTAATTGCTGAGACCCTTGAGAATGAATAGTCCCCCGATCTAATCTCTGAATGGGTTCCCACTGACAAATTTGTTGGAAAATAGTTTGGTATCCTAACACATTCGGATGTAGTCCATCGGGGCCAAGCCGCTCTTGTTGCCAATTGAGGGAATGTTGCGTCCAGAGATCGAACAAATCTAAATAGGGAATTTGGCGCTGTTCGCAAGCTTGGCGCGTAGCCTCCTTGTAGCGATATTGTTGTTCGTGGTTATAGTACAAACAGTCTAAAAAGGGCATTTTGGATTCATCAACCGGAATCATGCCCACATAGAGAACGGGACAGAGTTCTTTGGATTGATCCAATAAGTAACTTAATTCTGCTTGAAACTTATTAAAATCTGTATAGTTGCGTCCGTGGGGACGAGACACACAAGCGGAATCATTCAATCCTACGGATAAGATTAACAGATCGGGAAGTCGATTACGCAACTCTCCCCGACGACAAAACTCGCATTCTAACCGTTGGACGACTTGTGGGGTGCGATCACCTCTTACACCCAAATTATAAACCACATGGCCCGCAGTCTCTGGAGCCATCCACGAGCGGCGCAGGCGTTCTACCCAACCCCCACCTTCGAGATCTCCAAACCCGTACACCAGACTATCTCCAAAGGCAATAATTTTGAGTGCAGAACCCTTAGAATTGTTCTGAGTTGAACCCGGGGAAACTGATGCAGTAGGACAATAGTGCATAGAGAGAATACTCAAACTAAGGTGTACAGCCGTATGGCAGTGAATGAGTTGGTTAGGATAGTCGGGTATGGTTTGAGGCAAAAGGCCATAGAAAATGCCTTACCTATCCTTCCACTGCTATATCATCATGAGTCACTCACCGGCTGACCGGTGTGTTCGCCTCAATATAGTTGTACACCGTAACAGAAAATTAACAAAGTCATCCAAGGCGATCACCTCAATCATTTAATCCAATTATCTGGCAGCCCTGACCTTTGATGCCCTCTCATGTGTGGATCTGATTAAACAGTGATCGCCTTTCGTATTAAATATTGTCAGTTTTGTTAACCTGATTTTTGGGTTGATTGCCTATTGCCCTTAAACCCAGGAGCCTAGAGTTCACTTGGAATAAGCTTTACTACCTTCTGCTTAACCTGAGTTCCGGTTAATTAATTATTAGTAATGAAGTAAATCTGGCTATCGCCTATTACTTGTTACCATTGCCAGGTGCTATTGGGGTTGGGTTAACCAACCCCAACATCACTCTTACCATTTGAGTAAGTTAAACTGCTCCATATCCACCGTATTGCGGTTACGGTAAATCGATAGCACGATCGCCAAGCCTACTGCTGCTTCGGCTGCGGCTACGGTAATCACAAATACCGTAAACACTTGGCCGCGAATGCCTTGGGGATCTAAGAAATTAGAAAACGCCATCAAATTTAAGTTAACTGCATTGAGCAATAACTCAATCGACATGAGCACTCGTACCGCATTTCGGCTCGTAATCAAGCCATAAATACCGATACAAAATAGGGCGGCTGCAATGAGCAAAAAATATTCAAGTTGTAAAACCATTGTGTTTCCACTTCTCCCAATCAATGAACTAGCTCTGTTCGCCTTTAAGATTCCGTTTCTTTACTCGATGAGACCAATTCTCTAGGTCGTTCCGGCAATTGTAAAATATCGGAAATCTCTCTACCTTGGGGACGTTGGTCAGGAATTTCTTCCCGACGGGCGAGAATAATTGCCCCCACTAAAGCCATCAATAAGAGGACAGAAGCCAACTCAAATGGCAGGAGAAAATCACTAAAGAAATGCAAACCGATCAGCACTGTTGCGCTATCCCCGGCGATCGCCTCTGTGGAGAGTTGCCAGGGCGTTTGCAGAACCATCATACCCAAGAGGGCAAACAACCCCCCACACACGGCAGCCGTTGCACCCTTGCGAATCCACCCCCGAACCAGGGGTTGATAGTCTTCCTGTTTATTCACCAACATAATGGCAAACAGGATGAGGACATTAATTGCGCCCACATAGATCAAGGTTTGAGCGGCTGCCACAAACCCCGCATTGAGTAACAGATACAGCCCAGCCATACTGATCAACACTCCAGCCAACAAAAAGGCAGAGTGGACAATATTCTTCAGTAAGACTACGCCGAGGGCTGCGGCGATCGCCATAATCGCCAACAGCCCAAATGAGACCAATTGAACCCCTTCAGCTAAATTCACGTTCTTTAATCCTTGTTTGGTGTTTCCGATTTTTCCAGAATTTCCTCTGGCCGCAGTCCCGCCCCTCGTGACCTATGGGATACGGTATGAGGGTCAATGACTCCCTTGGGCAGATAAGCAAATTCACGCATCGGTTGAACCATGGGGTCATTGGTGACTTTATAAGGAATGCGGCCCATCGCCACATTATCATAGTTCAACTCGTGGCGATCGTAGGCCGCCAACTCATACTCTTCCGTCGCAGACAAACAATTCGTCGGACAATATTCAATGCAATTGGCGCAGAAAATACAAACTCCGAAATCGATACTGTAGTGTTTCAGTTGTTTTTTCTTCGTTTCCTTATTCATCTCCCAATCGACCACCGGGAGATTAATCGGACAAACCCGCACGCAAACTTCACAGGAAATACACTTATCAAACTCAAAGTGAATCCGTCCCCGATACCGTTCCGAAGGAATCAGTTTTTCATAGGGATATTGCACGGTAATGGGACGACGTTGCATATGATCAAATGTCACCGAGAGGCCTTGACCAATATATTTCGCTGCTTCTACCGTCCCTTTCGCGTAATCACCGACTTGTTTTAAGAACTTCAACATGATGGATTAACCACTCGTAACGACACAAAACAGGTCACTCTCAACTATCCGCCAAAGGCAAAGGGAAAGACTAACTTTAAGGCTGCTGTCAATAGAAGATTGACTAAAGAAACCGGTAGGAGGAATTTCCATCCTAAATCTAAGAGTTGGTCAATCCGTACACGGGGCAAAGTCCACCGACACAGAACAGCAATGAAGACCAGTAAATAGGTTTTGAAGATCACCATCGCGATCCCTAAACTCGCCATCAGCACTTGTAACCAGGCAGTCGTTTCGGGTATTCCCAACCACTGGGCGACTTGCTCAATAGGAATAATAAACTCCCATCCCCCTAAGTATAGAACAGCAACCAGAAGACCAGAAAGTACTAAGTTTACATACGAACCCAGGTAAAACAGGGCAAATTTCATGCCTGCGTATTCTGTTTGATATCCAGCCACTAATTCTTCTTCTGCTTCCGGTAAATCGAAGGGTAGGCGTTCGCATTCAGCTAAAGCAGCGATCCAAAAAATGATAAATCCTACCGGTTGCCGCCAGACATTCCAGCCGAGAATCCCATAACCCGATTGTTGATCCACAATATCGATGGTACTGAGGCTATTGGACATCATGACAATCGCCAGTACACAAAAGGCTAAGGGAATCTCATAGCTAATCGATTGCGCGGCTGCCCGTAATCCTCCCAACAGGGAATACTTGTTATTGGAGGCATACCCTGACATTAACAAGCCAATGGGGGCAACACTGGAAAGGGCAATCCACAAAAATATCCCAATTCCCACATTGGAGATCATTAAGTTTTCTCCAAAAGGCACAATTAGAAAGGACAAAAAGACCGGGATCACCACCAGCGCTGGCCCCAGGGTAAACAAAATTGGATCGGCCTTATCGGGAATAATATCCTGTTTCAACAGCAGTTTCAGACCATCAGCAACTGGGACTAAGACCCCAAACGGACCCATATATTCGGGCCCAATACGCTGTTGTACGGCAGCCGATACCTTTCTTTCTAACCAGGTGGTGACTAATACACCCACCGTTGCACCCACCAGAACCACTAACATCGGTAGGGGAATCCACAGGGCTTTTGCTGCTCCCTGAGGGAGACCGAAGTTAGTCAGTAATTCGATAAAACTTCTTTGTAAGTCAATTCCTAAATTCATCTTTCCTCGCGATTCCAGTGAAAGGAAGGATTACTTCCTTTATGGATTTTAGAGTTTATTGAGGTTTTTTTGGGTCTGATCTGCTAATTAGACCTATCAACATGCTTCCCATTTGACCATAAATAGTCCCATGGGGGAATGGCATGGGACGGATCGCCTCTTCAACTGTGATTTGTATTTAAGCTAAAAGTAGGCAATTAAAGGAGATATATTGATGAGTACAGAGCGCTGGGATGATGAGCGGTTAGACCGTTTAGCTGATCTGATCGAAAGCAATAGTCGTATGATGGCAGCTTTAACCCAGGTCTCAGCAGAAGCTAGGGAAGAGCGGCAACAGTTATTTGAAAAAGTCCAGAGCCACGATCGCATTCTTGAAAGTAACGCGAGGGCCGCCGAGAGGCAAGAGCGCCTGATTGAAAGTAATGCTCGTGTGATTCAAGCTTTAGCCAATGCTGTAGCAGAAGCAGGGGAGGAACGGCGACAGTTATTTCAGAGAATGGATCAACGACAAGAAGAGATTCGGAGACTCCAAGAAGAGACTCGCGGACTGCAAACAGAGAATCGTCGTATCTTGGATATCCTACTCAATCAACAGAATCTCGAAGATGATGCTACGGATGACTGAAAATCGCACCTATTGATTACGAACTCAAGTCACCTAGAGCATCTTGAATCGCTTGTTTTTGCTCCACATCATATCCCCAGCGCTCCAGAAAACTTTGATACTCTCCTGTTCCAGTTTGGGCAGTTTCACAGAGCTGTTTGGCTCTGGTTTTAACTTCGGGAAGTTGGAGTTGAGCGATCAGATGGGTCGTACGCTCTTTGACTTGTTGGGAATTGCCTGCCATCTCCAGGTCTTGATTGCGTGTATGGGTAATCGCCATGGCAGTAGACATCGCTACATTTTTGACCAGCAATTCACTGACGATTTCTGGAGAGGTCTGTAATCCTTCAATTACGCCAGAAGTGGGGCGATCGCTCACCGATCGTTTGTCGGTTAGATAGGTGACAAAAAATCCTCTGGCTCCGTTTTCCGTCTTCACTAACTCATTGATGGTGGTTTGAATGACATCTTCGCTTAATTCTTCCTTTTCCAGGAGGTCAAGAAACGCTTGAGTGACGGCGATCGCCTGTTCAAAGCTGACATTTTCTGGCACAGTTAAGGAGGGATAAGACATAATCTCAAGTTTAATCGCGATCGTTGACCTTTCGGTATCGGAAATTCTAAATATTGTTATTTTACTCTGCCGTTTGTCACTTGCCTGTTGTCTTTTCGCATTTACTCCCCAATTATGGCCATTGAGTCTTCCTACCAATCCTCTCCCGATCCCAAAAAACGGCGAATGCGTTCAGGTCGCAAAAACTACCAAGCCCAGCGCCAAGA from Roseofilum reptotaenium CS-1145 includes the following:
- a CDS encoding NADH-quinone oxidoreductase subunit J; translated protein: MNLAEGVQLVSFGLLAIMAIAAALGVVLLKNIVHSAFLLAGVLISMAGLYLLLNAGFVAAAQTLIYVGAINVLILFAIMLVNKQEDYQPLVRGWIRKGATAAVCGGLFALLGMMVLQTPWQLSTEAIAGDSATVLIGLHFFSDFLLPFELASVLLLMALVGAIILARREEIPDQRPQGREISDILQLPERPRELVSSSKETES
- the ndhI gene encoding NAD(P)H-quinone oxidoreductase subunit I, encoding MKFLKQVGDYAKGTVEAAKYIGQGLSVTFDHMQRRPITVQYPYEKLIPSERYRGRIHFEFDKCISCEVCVRVCPINLPVVDWEMNKETKKKQLKHYSIDFGVCIFCANCIEYCPTNCLSATEEYELAAYDRHELNYDNVAMGRIPYKVTNDPMVQPMREFAYLPKGVIDPHTVSHRSRGAGLRPEEILEKSETPNKD
- the nuoH gene encoding NADH-quinone oxidoreductase subunit NuoH, with the translated sequence MNLGIDLQRSFIELLTNFGLPQGAAKALWIPLPMLVVLVGATVGVLVTTWLERKVSAAVQQRIGPEYMGPFGVLVPVADGLKLLLKQDIIPDKADPILFTLGPALVVIPVFLSFLIVPFGENLMISNVGIGIFLWIALSSVAPIGLLMSGYASNNKYSLLGGLRAAAQSISYEIPLAFCVLAIVMMSNSLSTIDIVDQQSGYGILGWNVWRQPVGFIIFWIAALAECERLPFDLPEAEEELVAGYQTEYAGMKFALFYLGSYVNLVLSGLLVAVLYLGGWEFIIPIEQVAQWLGIPETTAWLQVLMASLGIAMVIFKTYLLVFIAVLCRWTLPRVRIDQLLDLGWKFLLPVSLVNLLLTAALKLVFPFAFGG
- a CDS encoding GDSL-type esterase/lipase family protein yields the protein MHYCPTASVSPGSTQNNSKGSALKIIAFGDSLVYGFGDLEGGGWVERLRRSWMAPETAGHVVYNLGVRGDRTPQVVQRLECEFCRRGELRNRLPDLLILSVGLNDSACVSRPHGRNYTDFNKFQAELSYLLDQSKELCPVLYVGMIPVDESKMPFLDCLYYNHEQQYRYKEATRQACEQRQIPYLDLFDLWTQHSLNWQQERLGPDGLHPNVLGYQTIFQQICQWEPIQRLDRGTIHSQGSQQLLQCSA
- the nuoK gene encoding NADH-quinone oxidoreductase subunit NuoK; the protein is MVLQLEYFLLIAAALFCIGIYGLITSRNAVRVLMSIELLLNAVNLNLMAFSNFLDPQGIRGQVFTVFVITVAAAEAAVGLAIVLSIYRNRNTVDMEQFNLLKW